A window of the Clostridia bacterium genome harbors these coding sequences:
- a CDS encoding ABC transporter permease, which translates to MLLGSIITVSILSSISIFSDGMLQRMLTRDLEISQQTFGKYPGGYLISYSNAYPTEGGKNSKFYSYEKKVSEVIAKSIDLPVVTQCNFVHAASRVIIRQDVKKSISTDIGSLSDMKEHVKIVHGRMFSDKKADGAYEVIVSEEGAKDLEITLGNTYSLPNAAFYKPGGKVFKIKVVGIFTYKTANDPYWFEGIEKYNKTIFMDPNLLKETLIKEEVFNIYAAKWFLAYDYHKIKLTNMSSIMNAFDAHTRWFDKNSTYLKYDAPVMPVIKKYLEREKQLKTTLLVLQVPILIMLAFYLFMVSKLKIDFESNEIAVIKSRGGKGSLIFSIYLIESLFIGLVSLIIGPLLGFYICRIIGASNGFLEFVQRSALPLDIGPNVYIYSFAAVMLIAVSTLIPAFAASRTSIVLYKQKKARKFNTAFWRKFFIDIILLAISFYGLFVYKKQQKVIFVSGVKGTDLEMDPLLFIISVLFIFGCGLLVLRVFPYIIRFIFWVGRKIWSPVFYASFIQVGRTSGQEQFTMIFIILTLSIGIFSANSARTINKNVEEKVRYEVGADIVVKGHWTSTNPTASVVSSPFGGSRSSSAQGTEEPIYFEPPYEPFTKIEGAESVTKVFKEEKASASFGNEQLTNVSLMGIIPNEFGKTAWFRNGLLPHHWYNYLNLMSDSPAAILVSKAFKDKLKAKEGDTVIINWGKQSSISGVIYAFVDYWPTLNPNRKVEDIVSPYFVVANLNYIHSMLPVEPYEVWIKKKPDTTSNQIYSSMASQKLELDSRKDTSEQLIKRKNDPMLQGTNGSLTLGFIVTIIISIIGFLIYWVMSIKKRVLQFGIFRAMGLTSNKIIGMLSCEQFLITGTSVLAGVFIGSLSSKIFVPLLQLVYGSEEQVPPFRIISYMSDYVRMYIIVGIMLVTCFIILWRIIAKINIGQALKLGED; encoded by the coding sequence ATGCTTTTAGGTTCAATAATTACTGTCTCTATATTAAGCAGTATATCCATATTTTCTGACGGTATGCTGCAAAGGATGCTTACAAGAGATCTGGAAATATCTCAGCAGACTTTTGGCAAGTATCCTGGAGGGTATCTAATCAGCTATTCCAATGCTTACCCTACGGAAGGCGGGAAAAATTCCAAATTTTACTCTTATGAGAAAAAAGTATCGGAAGTAATAGCGAAAAGTATAGATTTGCCGGTTGTTACACAGTGCAACTTTGTTCATGCCGCATCAAGAGTTATCATAAGGCAGGATGTTAAAAAATCCATATCAACAGATATCGGTTCTCTTTCAGACATGAAGGAACATGTGAAGATTGTCCATGGCCGGATGTTTTCAGATAAAAAGGCGGATGGTGCATATGAAGTTATTGTTTCAGAGGAGGGGGCAAAAGATCTTGAAATTACGCTCGGAAACACTTACAGTCTCCCAAATGCGGCTTTCTATAAGCCAGGCGGTAAAGTCTTCAAAATCAAAGTTGTAGGAATATTTACATATAAAACTGCAAATGATCCATATTGGTTTGAAGGTATAGAAAAGTATAATAAAACTATCTTTATGGATCCAAATCTGCTAAAAGAAACCCTGATAAAGGAAGAAGTCTTTAATATTTATGCTGCAAAATGGTTTTTGGCTTATGACTACCATAAAATCAAGCTAACCAATATGTCATCGATTATGAATGCATTTGATGCTCATACCAGGTGGTTTGACAAGAACAGCACATACCTGAAATATGATGCACCGGTTATGCCTGTAATTAAAAAGTACCTGGAAAGGGAAAAGCAGCTTAAGACAACTCTCCTGGTACTTCAGGTGCCTATTTTAATAATGCTGGCATTCTATCTCTTTATGGTATCGAAGCTTAAGATTGATTTTGAAAGCAATGAGATTGCTGTCATTAAGAGTCGTGGCGGAAAAGGATCACTTATTTTTAGCATTTATCTTATAGAAAGCCTTTTCATAGGGCTGGTATCTTTAATAATAGGACCGTTACTGGGTTTTTATATTTGCAGAATTATAGGAGCCTCAAACGGATTCCTGGAATTTGTGCAAAGATCAGCGTTGCCGCTGGATATAGGTCCTAATGTGTATATTTATTCTTTTGCTGCGGTCATGCTTATAGCTGTTTCTACACTGATACCTGCTTTTGCAGCATCACGTACAAGTATTGTCCTGTATAAGCAAAAAAAGGCGAGAAAGTTTAACACTGCTTTCTGGAGGAAGTTTTTTATCGATATTATCCTGCTGGCCATATCCTTTTATGGGCTTTTTGTATACAAGAAACAGCAGAAGGTTATATTCGTAAGCGGGGTTAAAGGGACAGACCTGGAGATGGATCCGCTGCTGTTCATCATATCGGTGTTGTTTATATTCGGATGTGGACTTTTGGTTTTAAGGGTATTTCCATACATTATCAGGTTTATATTCTGGGTGGGAAGAAAAATCTGGAGCCCTGTATTCTATGCCTCGTTTATCCAGGTTGGAAGAACTTCGGGGCAGGAACAGTTTACAATGATTTTTATAATACTGACTCTCTCTATAGGTATATTCAGCGCAAATTCAGCACGGACTATAAATAAAAATGTTGAGGAAAAAGTACGATATGAGGTTGGGGCAGATATTGTTGTAAAGGGACATTGGACCAGTACGAATCCCACGGCATCCGTTGTATCCAGTCCATTTGGCGGAAGTAGGAGCAGTTCTGCTCAGGGAACAGAGGAACCAATTTATTTTGAGCCTCCATATGAACCTTTTACAAAGATTGAAGGTGCCGAATCGGTAACAAAGGTGTTTAAGGAGGAAAAAGCCAGTGCTTCGTTTGGGAACGAGCAGCTGACAAATGTATCGCTGATGGGGATCATACCCAACGAGTTCGGGAAAACAGCCTGGTTCAGGAATGGCCTTCTTCCGCACCACTGGTATAATTACCTGAATCTTATGTCGGATTCACCTGCTGCTATCCTGGTATCAAAAGCTTTTAAGGACAAGCTGAAGGCAAAGGAAGGGGATACTGTTATAATCAACTGGGGTAAACAGAGCAGCATCAGCGGAGTTATATATGCATTTGTAGACTACTGGCCTACGCTGAATCCCAACAGAAAGGTGGAAGATATAGTATCTCCATATTTTGTTGTGGCAAATCTTAATTATATACATTCAATGCTTCCGGTTGAACCCTATGAGGTATGGATAAAGAAAAAGCCTGATACAACCAGCAATCAGATATATAGCAGTATGGCTTCACAAAAGCTTGAACTGGATTCCAGAAAAGATACTTCAGAACAGCTGATAAAGCGTAAAAACGATCCTATGCTGCAAGGCACAAACGGGTCATTGACACTGGGATTTATTGTAACAATCATTATAAGCATCATAGGCTTTTTAATATATTGGGTTATGTCTATTAAGAAAAGAGTGCTCCAGTTTGGTATATTCAGGGCTATGGGACTAACTTCAAACAAGATCATAGGCATGCTGTCCTGTGAGCAATTCCTTATCACAGGGACTTCAGTATTGGCAGGTGTCTTTATAGGAAGCCTTTCCAGTAAGATATTTGTACCCCTGCTTCAGCTGGTATACGGCTCTGAAGAACAGGTCCCTCCGTTCAGAATTATTTCTTATATGAGTGACTATGTCAGAATGTATATAATCGTAGGGATAATGCTGGTTACATGCTTTATCATTCTTTGGAGAATAATTGCAAAGATAAACATCGGACAGGCATTAAAACTTGGAGAGGACTAG
- a CDS encoding ABC transporter ATP-binding protein has product MQHIIKAEEVKRKFIVGKETINVLKGITLMVDKGSLTILRGRSGSGKTTLMNLFGALDMPTSGKIYFDNEDITVMSERKRDNIRRASMGFVFQSVALIPVMSAFENVEFSLRVAGYDSKSRGKRVEECLNLVGLGKRMHHRPGELSGGEQQRVAIARAIAHKPKLIFADEPTAELDTHMGLQVVKLFRELVQKEGVTVLMTTHDPSMLEIADKVFTLEDGEITDAS; this is encoded by the coding sequence ATGCAGCATATTATTAAGGCAGAGGAAGTAAAACGAAAGTTTATAGTAGGGAAAGAAACTATTAATGTCCTCAAAGGCATAACACTAATGGTTGATAAGGGTTCTCTGACTATCCTCAGGGGACGTTCCGGATCAGGAAAAACAACTTTGATGAACTTATTCGGAGCACTGGATATGCCTACTTCCGGGAAAATATATTTTGACAATGAAGATATTACTGTAATGTCGGAAAGAAAACGGGATAATATAAGGCGTGCAAGCATGGGCTTTGTTTTCCAGTCTGTTGCCCTTATTCCAGTAATGTCGGCATTTGAAAATGTAGAATTCAGTCTCAGAGTGGCCGGATATGATTCAAAAAGCAGAGGGAAAAGAGTAGAGGAATGTCTCAATCTGGTCGGATTGGGAAAAAGGATGCATCACAGACCCGGCGAGCTTTCGGGGGGAGAACAGCAAAGAGTAGCTATTGCTAGGGCTATAGCACATAAGCCGAAACTGATTTTTGCTGATGAGCCTACTGCAGAACTTGATACACACATGGGTCTCCAGGTTGTAAAGCTGTTTAGAGAACTGGTACAAAAAGAAGGAGTTACAGTTCTTATGACAACACATGATCCGAGTATGCTGGAGATTGCAGATAAAGTGTTCACACTTGAGGATGGTGAGATAACAGATGCAAGCTGA
- a CDS encoding ABC transporter ATP-binding protein: protein MILCENLVKIYKTKDIEVVALQGLDLIVEAGEMMAIIGNSGSGKSTLLNMLGGLDRPSAGRLLIDGKDLLKFSDRQMVDYKLKTVGFVWQNNARNLIPYLTALENVELPMIISGAGERRKKALELLEMMGLSHRKNSKLNQLSGGEQQRIAICIAVANNPKLLLADEPTGSVDTKTSNMILDIFRELNRSLGITIVIVTHDMQLSKKVDRVVAIRDGRTSSEFIRKKMYAEELAELGSLVEEEAHVEFAVLDKAGRLQVPREYLETLGLSGKGKVQVEVDGDRIILLNPESVRKESVS, encoded by the coding sequence ATGATATTATGCGAAAACCTTGTTAAAATCTACAAGACTAAGGATATAGAGGTAGTAGCACTCCAGGGGCTGGATCTGATAGTGGAGGCCGGAGAAATGATGGCTATCATAGGAAACAGCGGAAGCGGTAAATCAACTCTGCTGAATATGCTCGGGGGTCTGGACAGGCCTTCTGCAGGAAGGCTGCTTATTGATGGAAAGGATCTGCTGAAATTCTCAGACAGACAGATGGTTGATTACAAACTCAAAACTGTCGGATTTGTATGGCAGAATAATGCCAGGAATCTGATACCTTATCTGACGGCTCTGGAAAATGTCGAACTCCCAATGATAATCTCTGGAGCAGGTGAAAGAAGAAAGAAAGCTCTTGAATTACTTGAAATGATGGGCCTGTCACACAGGAAAAACAGTAAACTAAACCAGTTGTCAGGTGGGGAACAGCAGCGTATAGCTATATGTATTGCGGTAGCCAATAATCCAAAGCTTTTACTTGCAGATGAGCCTACAGGGTCAGTCGACACAAAAACCTCAAATATGATACTAGATATATTCAGGGAGCTTAACAGGTCCTTGGGAATTACCATTGTTATAGTTACACATGACATGCAGCTTTCCAAAAAGGTTGACAGAGTAGTTGCGATCCGGGATGGGCGAACCAGCAGTGAGTTCATAAGAAAGAAGATGTATGCTGAAGAGTTGGCTGAGCTGGGGAGTTTGGTAGAAGAGGAGGCTCACGTGGAGTTTGCAGTATTGGATAAAGCAGGACGTTTGCAAGTTCCCAGAGAATATCTGGAAACACTCGGACTGTCAGGCAAGGGCAAGGTGCAGGTAGAGGTGGACGGAGATAGGATAATATTACTTAATCCCGAAAGTGTAAGGAAAGAGAGTGTGAGCTAA
- a CDS encoding extracellular solute-binding protein, with product MNKRILVAAVALVLVASVSVAVYFSFKSNDVFSQLDDEDTSQEALEETKLTFYFQGNEPGDTKEVLEQVEEKSKNRLKANLDFKFIQNSEDYLGEIRSIIASGQPCDAFFFSDYFPQGLRNLVREDVIKDITGLFPKYAPSYYKYFSSEELRTATVEGKIYAIPNHMPTAQTLSAIVRTDLMEKYGIPEIKNYEDFEVYLKAVKQNQPEVIPMTFYESVMGLFSWINGYVMLDYSQGLVYRQDDPGMKVIAWESTSEFKKGIETIRRWYKEGYLSNGSIRPIDEASISSGSFASFISTYDAEYQYNTMLKNRQIEWRYKAYPLSDKISLRNSPLNGAMLINSKSDNTERVLMFVEWLQSNQENYDSLMYGIKDKHYTLADNWLKLPDNVDAGELSLSWAWRWPFTNIDYERPDSKSAEDYKKAYIDLINTKTQYPRHLGFVADFSPVRDLVDFRRSAFFSMEQNIHAGYLTPEDIDTYIKDQKSEGIGTIIAEVQSQLDKWASENKSNDQ from the coding sequence ATGAATAAGCGTATATTAGTGGCGGCTGTCGCGTTGGTTCTGGTAGCTTCAGTGTCTGTAGCAGTTTATTTTAGTTTTAAGAGTAACGATGTTTTTTCTCAGCTTGATGACGAGGATACATCACAGGAAGCCTTGGAAGAGACTAAATTGACATTTTACTTCCAGGGGAATGAGCCCGGTGATACAAAGGAAGTGCTTGAGCAGGTTGAAGAAAAATCTAAAAACAGGCTTAAGGCCAATCTGGATTTTAAATTCATACAGAACTCGGAAGATTATTTGGGTGAGATAAGAAGTATAATTGCGTCAGGGCAGCCATGCGATGCGTTTTTCTTTTCCGATTACTTTCCGCAGGGCTTAAGGAATCTTGTAAGGGAAGATGTTATTAAGGATATAACCGGTTTATTCCCCAAATATGCACCGAGCTACTACAAGTATTTCAGCAGTGAGGAATTAAGGACTGCAACTGTAGAAGGAAAAATCTATGCAATACCTAATCATATGCCTACCGCCCAGACACTGTCAGCAATAGTAAGAACAGACCTTATGGAAAAGTATGGCATACCGGAAATAAAAAACTATGAAGATTTTGAAGTATATTTAAAAGCTGTAAAGCAGAACCAGCCTGAAGTGATTCCTATGACTTTTTATGAATCGGTAATGGGCCTTTTTTCCTGGATAAATGGTTATGTAATGCTTGACTATTCGCAAGGGCTTGTATACAGGCAGGATGATCCGGGAATGAAGGTTATTGCATGGGAGAGCACTTCGGAGTTCAAAAAGGGAATTGAGACTATTAGGAGATGGTATAAAGAAGGCTATCTCTCAAATGGTTCCATTAGGCCTATAGATGAAGCTTCTATCAGCTCAGGCAGTTTTGCATCCTTCATATCGACTTATGACGCAGAATACCAGTATAATACTATGTTGAAAAACAGGCAGATAGAATGGAGGTACAAGGCATACCCACTAAGTGATAAAATATCCCTGAGAAATTCTCCTTTGAATGGTGCCATGTTAATCAATTCAAAATCAGATAATACAGAGAGGGTACTGATGTTTGTGGAATGGCTCCAGTCCAACCAGGAGAACTATGATTCCCTCATGTACGGAATAAAGGACAAGCATTATACGCTAGCAGACAACTGGCTGAAGCTGCCGGATAATGTCGATGCCGGTGAACTTTCACTTTCATGGGCATGGCGCTGGCCTTTTACCAATATCGACTATGAGCGTCCGGATAGTAAAAGTGCAGAAGATTACAAAAAAGCATATATTGACTTAATAAATACCAAAACTCAATATCCCAGACACCTTGGCTTCGTTGCAGATTTTTCACCTGTCAGGGATTTAGTAGATTTCAGGCGGTCGGCTTTTTTCTCAATGGAGCAGAATATACATGCCGGATACCTAACTCCTGAGGATATAGATACTTATATAAAAGACCAAAAGAGTGAGGGCATAGGCACGATCATAGCAGAAGTCCAAAGCCAGCTGGATAAATGGGCTTCAGAAAATAAAAGCAATGATCAATAA
- the splB gene encoding spore photoproduct lyase, with protein sequence MKLFMPERVFFEPSSLKYPLGRELYDFFESKGTEIITAGAQNVARSIPGKTEREKYARSKKTLVIATKKGLSLDVCKPSADFEFSLVTNCPGNCEYCYLQTTQAYKPYLRTYVNLEDIFSTIKRHIAKNNDNLTTFEVASAGDPLALEHITGSLTKTIEFFGKLDNARLRVVTKFSNVDPLLGISHNNHTRFRVSINSRYVIKNFEHNTADFDERIEAASKISSAGYPVGFIVAPIMVYENWKEEYKELFDRLKQSIDMDGSPEQVTFELIQHRFTPIAKKFILERFPNTRLDMDETARALKWGKFGRYKYVYKKETAAEIKEYISSLITARFPDARIEYFT encoded by the coding sequence ATGAAGCTATTTATGCCGGAAAGAGTATTTTTTGAACCCTCTTCGCTGAAATACCCTCTGGGCAGGGAATTATATGATTTTTTTGAAAGCAAAGGCACAGAAATAATTACAGCCGGTGCCCAGAATGTAGCCCGTTCCATACCCGGAAAAACAGAAAGAGAAAAATATGCACGATCAAAGAAAACTCTTGTTATAGCAACAAAAAAAGGGCTTTCCCTTGATGTATGCAAGCCCTCGGCCGACTTTGAGTTTTCACTTGTAACAAATTGTCCGGGAAATTGCGAATACTGCTATCTCCAGACAACACAAGCATATAAACCATATTTGAGAACTTATGTCAATCTTGAAGATATTTTCAGCACCATAAAACGTCATATAGCTAAAAACAATGACAATCTTACAACTTTCGAGGTAGCAAGTGCTGGTGATCCCTTGGCTTTAGAGCATATTACCGGCAGTCTTACCAAAACGATAGAATTTTTTGGCAAACTGGATAATGCAAGGCTTAGAGTGGTAACCAAATTCAGTAATGTTGACCCACTCCTTGGCATTAGCCACAACAATCACACAAGATTCAGGGTGAGTATAAATTCAAGGTATGTAATTAAGAACTTTGAACACAATACTGCGGATTTTGATGAAAGAATAGAAGCTGCATCAAAAATATCTTCCGCCGGCTATCCTGTAGGTTTCATTGTAGCCCCGATAATGGTATATGAGAATTGGAAGGAAGAGTATAAGGAGCTTTTTGACAGGCTGAAGCAGAGCATAGACATGGACGGATCTCCTGAACAGGTTACTTTCGAGCTTATCCAGCATAGATTTACTCCTATAGCAAAGAAATTCATTCTGGAGCGTTTTCCCAATACCAGACTTGATATGGATGAAACTGCACGTGCCTTGAAGTGGGGTAAATTCGGCAGGTATAAATACGTATATAAAAAGGAGACAGCTGCAGAAATCAAAGAATACATCTCCTCGCTGATAACAGCCAGATTTCCTGATGCACGGATTGAGTATTTTACATGA
- a CDS encoding DUF362 domain-containing protein, whose translation MSCVSIERCKSYDIKNVEAAINKTFVNLGGVGKFIKPGMKVAIKPNLVMKKRPEEAATTHPSLIKAICSLVNAAGGEILIIDSPGGLYTESALKGVYNACGMTEAARVTGVNLNFSLDEAEVDIPDGKILKRVTLLKPLVEADIIINVSKLKTHGQMVYTGAVKNMFGAVPGVLKAEYHLRMAEYNDFANALIDIFLSVRPSINILDAVIGMEGDGPTAGNPKKIGYIMGSENAFELDLAALDLININPADVPVIKNAIGRGLCCRNIAELEIIGENLDNSRLNGFDVPQLDTLRAIQFYDKGLMKFLISWLRPKPAFVHALCTGCKECVRSCPAHIIEMYENRPRVDLSGCIRCFCCQELCPAKAVNIKRPFLSKFLFKKAKKCNVKKDFCR comes from the coding sequence TTGAGTTGTGTTTCGATAGAGAGATGTAAGAGTTATGATATAAAAAATGTAGAAGCTGCTATTAACAAAACTTTTGTTAACCTGGGTGGTGTGGGGAAGTTTATAAAGCCAGGTATGAAAGTAGCGATAAAACCAAACCTTGTAATGAAAAAAAGACCTGAGGAAGCGGCTACAACGCATCCGAGCCTGATAAAGGCCATATGCAGTCTTGTAAATGCAGCAGGAGGAGAAATATTGATCATTGACAGTCCGGGAGGTTTATATACGGAAAGCGCCCTGAAAGGAGTGTACAACGCTTGTGGCATGACTGAGGCAGCACGGGTAACAGGGGTAAATCTTAATTTTAGTCTGGATGAGGCAGAGGTTGATATTCCGGATGGGAAAATCCTGAAAAGAGTGACACTTCTCAAGCCCTTAGTTGAGGCTGACATAATAATTAACGTTTCTAAGTTGAAAACACACGGGCAGATGGTATACACAGGTGCTGTAAAAAACATGTTCGGTGCAGTGCCTGGTGTCCTTAAAGCTGAATACCATCTGCGGATGGCTGAATACAATGATTTTGCAAATGCACTCATAGATATTTTCCTGAGTGTAAGGCCGTCTATAAATATATTAGATGCAGTAATTGGAATGGAAGGTGATGGTCCCACTGCCGGAAATCCTAAAAAAATAGGCTATATCATGGGTTCTGAAAATGCATTTGAACTGGATCTTGCTGCACTGGACCTGATCAATATAAACCCGGCGGATGTACCGGTAATTAAAAATGCCATTGGCAGGGGCTTGTGTTGTAGGAATATAGCAGAATTGGAAATTATAGGGGAAAACTTGGATAATTCAAGATTAAACGGATTTGATGTACCACAGCTTGATACTCTAAGAGCTATACAGTTTTATGACAAGGGGTTAATGAAATTCCTGATATCATGGTTAAGACCTAAGCCTGCATTTGTACATGCATTATGTACAGGGTGCAAAGAGTGTGTGAGGAGTTGCCCAGCGCATATTATTGAAATGTATGAAAACAGGCCCAGGGTGGATTTGTCCGGATGTATACGTTGCTTCTGCTGTCAGGAATTATGTCCTGCAAAGGCGGTAAATATCAAAAGACCTTTTTTGTCAAAATTTTTATTTAAAAAAGCAAAAAAATGTAATGTAAAGAAGGATTTTTGTCGTTAA
- a CDS encoding chemotaxis protein CheX, giving the protein MNIEYINPFIEASQTVLMQIAGIDAKLGKVYLKDSPYKSDAIAIIVGLTGKIRGQAVFTMNIPVALGIASKMMCGMPVSELDEISKSAISELTNMILGNTATILYNKGIGIEITPPSFVMGENLQISTNKLKTISVPLLLSESETMEIDISVVEN; this is encoded by the coding sequence GTGAACATTGAATACATAAACCCATTCATTGAAGCAAGTCAGACAGTTCTTATGCAAATAGCAGGAATTGATGCAAAACTTGGTAAAGTGTATTTGAAGGATTCACCCTATAAAAGTGATGCCATAGCAATAATTGTAGGATTAACAGGTAAGATAAGAGGTCAGGCTGTTTTTACAATGAATATTCCTGTTGCTCTTGGAATTGCTTCAAAGATGATGTGTGGAATGCCTGTTTCGGAATTGGATGAGATTTCCAAAAGTGCAATATCTGAGCTCACCAATATGATTCTTGGCAATACGGCGACAATTTTGTATAACAAGGGGATTGGCATTGAAATAACACCTCCCTCCTTTGTAATGGGTGAAAATCTGCAAATATCTACAAACAAATTGAAAACAATAAGTGTTCCATTACTGCTGAGTGAAAGTGAAACTATGGAGATAGACATTTCTGTAGTTGAGAATTGA
- a CDS encoding tRNA (cytidine(34)-2'-O)-methyltransferase, whose product MSLNIVLVEPEIPQNTGNIVRTCAAIGASLHLVKPLGFSVDDRYLKRAGLDYWNEVGIQYYDSFMELKRKYADSSFYYATTKAVNTYADVKYPENCFIVFGKETAGLPEELLKENKEWCMRIPMKEGIRSLNLANSVAIVAYEILRQRDFYGLMEEGKLTRYDW is encoded by the coding sequence TTGTCTTTGAATATAGTTTTGGTAGAACCGGAAATTCCACAGAATACAGGTAATATTGTAAGAACATGTGCTGCTATAGGAGCTTCACTGCATCTGGTGAAACCATTGGGGTTTTCGGTAGATGACAGGTATTTGAAACGTGCAGGCCTGGATTACTGGAATGAGGTTGGAATACAATATTATGACAGCTTTATGGAGCTAAAAAGGAAATATGCGGATAGCAGCTTTTATTATGCTACCACTAAAGCTGTTAACACATATGCAGATGTAAAGTATCCCGAAAACTGCTTCATAGTATTTGGCAAGGAAACCGCAGGGCTCCCGGAAGAACTTCTGAAAGAGAATAAGGAATGGTGCATGCGAATACCTATGAAAGAAGGAATACGGTCACTGAACCTGGCAAATTCAGTAGCGATTGTAGCATATGAAATATTAAGGCAAAGAGATTTTTACGGGCTTATGGAAGAAGGGAAGCTGACGAGGTATGATTGGTGA
- a CDS encoding M20/M25/M40 family metallo-hydrolase, producing MINKDRMVNEFIELVRIDSISLQERKMADVLKQKIAAMGIETFEDSAGDRVGGNSGNILFTVKGSKDVPAILLTAHMDTVAPGKGKKPVIEGDIIKTDGTTILGGDDAAGIECILEALRVIREKHYPHGDIQVVFTIAEEIGLLGAKNLDYSKIYAKYGFVLDSDGSIGTVAVRAPSQHKINVTVKGKAAHAGMEPEKGISAVQIAADAICRMKLGRIDEETTANIGIISGGTATNIVCDRIEIKAEARSRNQKKLEEQTEHMKKCFTEAAARFGGSVDFKSELEYPAYSINQNSSIVKILQKAAEGAGVKLLLESTGGGSDTNIINGKGIEAVDISVGMDKVHSVEEQIRISDMVKAAEFLVNIIKAVES from the coding sequence ATGATTAATAAAGACAGGATGGTTAATGAATTTATTGAACTTGTCAGAATTGACAGTATAAGTTTGCAGGAAAGGAAGATGGCGGATGTTTTGAAACAAAAAATAGCCGCTATGGGGATCGAGACTTTTGAAGATAGTGCAGGTGACAGGGTTGGTGGTAATTCGGGAAATATCCTGTTCACAGTAAAAGGCAGTAAGGATGTTCCTGCAATATTATTAACTGCACATATGGATACTGTAGCTCCGGGCAAGGGCAAAAAACCTGTAATTGAAGGCGATATAATAAAAACTGACGGAACTACCATACTGGGGGGCGACGATGCTGCGGGTATTGAATGTATTCTTGAAGCACTAAGGGTTATCAGGGAAAAACACTATCCCCACGGTGATATACAGGTTGTTTTTACTATTGCCGAAGAGATAGGACTTCTTGGGGCAAAAAACTTGGATTATAGTAAAATATATGCAAAATACGGGTTTGTTCTTGACAGCGACGGAAGTATAGGAACTGTAGCAGTCAGGGCTCCATCACAGCATAAAATAAATGTGACGGTGAAGGGAAAGGCTGCTCATGCCGGAATGGAACCAGAGAAGGGAATAAGTGCAGTACAGATTGCAGCGGATGCAATCTGCAGAATGAAACTTGGGAGAATAGATGAAGAGACAACTGCAAATATAGGAATCATAAGTGGCGGGACAGCGACTAATATTGTGTGTGACAGGATAGAAATCAAAGCTGAAGCAAGAAGCCGGAACCAGAAAAAGCTTGAAGAGCAAACAGAACATATGAAAAAGTGCTTTACTGAGGCAGCAGCAAGGTTTGGAGGTAGTGTGGATTTTAAGTCCGAATTGGAATATCCTGCATATTCGATAAATCAAAACAGCAGTATAGTAAAAATTTTACAGAAAGCCGCTGAAGGAGCAGGTGTTAAGCTGCTGCTTGAGTCTACAGGCGGAGGAAGCGATACCAACATAATCAATGGAAAAGGAATAGAAGCTGTTGATATAAGTGTGGGAATGGATAAAGTCCATAGTGTCGAAGAGCAGATAAGAATCAGTGATATGGTTAAAGCGGCAGAGTTTCTGGTAAATATAATCAAAGCAGTTGAGAGTTGA